The following nucleotide sequence is from Sphingomonas telluris.
GATCGCATCGTCGGGTTCGGCGTCGGGCACCAGTTCGTCGAGGTGCCGCTCGATGAAGCCCGTATCGATCTCGCCCGCACCGAATTCCGGCTGCAGAAGCGCGTTGAACAGGAAGCCCGCGTTCGTGCGGACCGGCCAGACTTCGACTTCATCCAGGATGGCCGCAAGTTCGCCGATCGCTTCGGCACGATCGTCCCCGCGTGCAACCAGCTTGGCGATCATCGGGTCGTAGAACGGCGAGATGGCATCACCTTCCTCGACGCCGGTCTCGATGCGACCCTCGTCGCCGAGATCGAAATGGTTGAGCCTGCCGACGCTCGGCAGGAAGCCCTTGGCGGGATCCTCGGCGTAGAGTCGCGCTTCGATCGCCCAGCCGTTGATCGACAGCTCGTCCTGGGTCTTCGGAAGCTTCTCGCCCGATGCGACGCGCAGCTGCCACTCGACCAGGTCCTGCCCGGTAATCTCCTCGGTCACCGGATGCTCGACCTGCAGCCGCGTGTTCATTTCCATGAACCAGATGCGGTCGCCCCTGAGGCCCTCGCTCGCGTCGGCGATGAACTCGATCGTCCCCGCGCCCTCATAGTTCACGGCCTTGGCCGCCTGCACGGCGGCGCCGCAGACGGCCTCACGCGTCGCCTCGTCCATGCCCGGAGCAGGCGCTTCCTCGATCACCTTCTGGTGGCGGCGCTGGAGCGAGCAGTCGCGCTCGAACAAATGGACGACGTTGCCGTGGCTGTCGCCGAACACCTGCACTTCGATGTGGCGCGGCGAGAGGATGTACTTCTCGATCAGCACGCGGTCGTCGCCGAAGCTGCTCGCCGCCTCGCGCTTGCAGCTTTCGAGCGCATCGTCGAACTGCGCGCCTTCATCGACGCGACGCATGCCCTTTCCGCCGCCACCAGCGACCGCCTTGATCAGCACGGGATAGCCGACTGCGTCAGCTTCCTGCTTGAGATGCTGCGGGTCCTGGTTCTCTCCGAGATACCCCGGCGTCACCGGCACGCCGGCGTCGGCCATCAGCTTCTTGGCTGCGTCCTTCAGGCCCATGGCACGGATGCTGTCCGGCTTGGGCCCGACCCAGACCAGGCCGGCGTCGATCACGGCCTGGGCGAAGTTGGCGTTCTCCGAAAGGAAGCCGTAGCCCGGGTGAATCGCCTCAGCGCCGGTGGCGGTCGCCGCCTCGATGATCTTCTCGCCGACCAGATAACTTTCGCGCGCCGGGCTCGGCCCGATGTGCACCGCCTCGTCGGCCATGCGCACGTGCAGCGCCTTCGCGTCGGCATCCGAATAGACCGCGACCGTCCGGATCCCCATCCGCCGCGCGGTGCGGATGATCCGGCAGGCGATCTCGCCGCGATTGGCAATGAGCAGCGAGGTCAGCATGCGCGGAAGTTCGCTAAGTTCACTCCCAAACGCGCGTATCCGGGCGTGCCCGCGTGTGCGCGTACGCGAGCGACGCTTGCAGAATAATCATTCGTCATAATCATCGTCGCGTCGCTTAGCGCAGGCGAGCGGGTGTAGGACAGCATC
It contains:
- a CDS encoding acetyl/propionyl/methylcrotonyl-CoA carboxylase subunit alpha, which translates into the protein MLTSLLIANRGEIACRIIRTARRMGIRTVAVYSDADAKALHVRMADEAVHIGPSPARESYLVGEKIIEAATATGAEAIHPGYGFLSENANFAQAVIDAGLVWVGPKPDSIRAMGLKDAAKKLMADAGVPVTPGYLGENQDPQHLKQEADAVGYPVLIKAVAGGGGKGMRRVDEGAQFDDALESCKREAASSFGDDRVLIEKYILSPRHIEVQVFGDSHGNVVHLFERDCSLQRRHQKVIEEAPAPGMDEATREAVCGAAVQAAKAVNYEGAGTIEFIADASEGLRGDRIWFMEMNTRLQVEHPVTEEITGQDLVEWQLRVASGEKLPKTQDELSINGWAIEARLYAEDPAKGFLPSVGRLNHFDLGDEGRIETGVEEGDAISPFYDPMIAKLVARGDDRAEAIGELAAILDEVEVWPVRTNAGFLFNALLQPEFGAGEIDTGFIERHLDELVPDAEPDDAIWRGAVAVALAIDEEEEPLGGLAGFRLNAPAQTGVALGRHGEFRVASTDEGEFAAVSGFRDDERVVVFYEGSAYEFELAARGSVGGHGVADGVIAAPMPGKVTAVEVSQGDMVNKGQRLLTLEAMKMEHGLTAPFDGTVAELSATAGAQVGEGTVLARLEPKETK